Proteins encoded by one window of Catharus ustulatus isolate bCatUst1 chromosome Z, bCatUst1.pri.v2, whole genome shotgun sequence:
- the MARVELD2 gene encoding MARVEL domain-containing protein 2, with the protein MSRSSQGGRPGRSPLPRGASPGSATASLPPPPPLPLQPPFGPGGASPGPSGLAELKPVRRFIPDSWKNFFKGRRHPGSSWDSTASDIRYISDGVECSPPASPAPLQPGTKALLGSYTDPFGGSGGSYNSRKEAEAMLPSGDPLGSLERRAGTGQTYSERVEEYHQRYAYMKSWAGLLRILGVAELLLGAAVFACVTAYVHKDNEWYNMFGYSQPYGYGAGSAYGGYSYSGPKTPFVLVVAGMAWIVTIVLLVLGMSMYYRTILLDSNWWPLTEFGINVALFFLYMSAAIVYVNDTNRGGLCYYQLFKTPINAAFCRVEGGQTAAIIFLFVTVIMYLISALVSLKLWRHEAARRHRELMEQEMKTQSSFPEKKYEGDDRPREEVSYRQLKSLERKPELLNGHIPAGHIPKPIVMPDYLAKYPVIQTNEMRDRYKAVFNDQFAEYKELSMEVHAVLKKFDELDALLKQLPHHPENIYEQERISKVLQEYRKKKNDPAFLEKKERCEYLKNKLSHIKQRIQDYDKVMNWNVET; encoded by the exons ATGTCGCGGAGCTCGCAGGGCGGGCGGCCCGGCAGGTCCCCGCTGCCCCGCGGGGCCAGCCCCGGCTCCGccaccgcctcgctgccgccgccgcccccgctgcccctgcagccccccttCGGCCCCGGCGGGGCCAGCCCGGGCCCCAGcgggctggcagagctgaagcCGGTTCGGCGCTTCATTCCGGACTCGTGGAAGAACTTCTTTAAAGGGAGACGCCACCCCGGCTCCAGCTGGGATAGCACGGCCTCCGACATCAGGTACATCTCGGACGGGGTCGAGTGCTCGCCGCCTGCCTCTCCCGCCCCGCTGCAGCCCGGGACCAAGGCGCTGCTTGGCTCCTACACGGACCCATTCGGGGGCTCGGGCGGGAGCTACAACTCTCGGAAGGAGGCCGAGGCCATGCTGCCCTCCGGAGACCCCCTGGGCTCGCTGGAGCGGCGCGCCGGCACTGGGCAGACGTACAGCGAGCGGGTGGAGGAGTACCACCAGCGCTACGCCTACATGAagtcctgggcagggctgctcaggatCCTCGGCGTGgccgagctgctgctgggcgCCGCCGTCTTCGCCTGTGTCACCGCCTACGTGCACAAGGACAACGAGTGGTACAACATGTTCGGGTACTCGCAGCCCTACGGGTACGGGGCGGGCAGCGCCTATGGGGGATACTCCTACAGCGGGCCAAAAACGCCCTTCGTCCTGGTGGTGGCGGGAATGGCTTGGATCGTCACCATAGTGCTGCTCGTGCTGGGCATGTCCATGTACTACCGAACTATCCTCCTCGATTCCAACTGGTGGCCTCTGACCGAGTTTGGGATCAATGTGGCCTTGTTCTTCCTGTACATGTCGGCTGCCATAGTGTACGTAAACGATACCAACCGAGGTGGGCTCTGCTATTACCAGTTGTTCAAGACGCCGATAAATGCGGCTTTTTGCCGTGTGGAGGGCGGTCAGACTGCAGCAATCATCTTTTTGTTTGTCACGGTGATCATGTATCTCATTAGTGCGTTGGTTTCCCTAAAGTTGTGGAGGCACGAAGCGGCCAGGAGGCACCGAGAATTAATGGAACAGGAG aTGAAAACACAATCctcttttccagaaaagaag TATGAAGGTGATGACAGACCAAGGGAAGAAGTCAGTTACAGGCAGCTCAAAtcactggaaagaaaaccagagCTACTTAATGGTCATATACCTGCAGGCCACATTCCTAAACCTATAGTGATGCCAGACTACCTAGC gaaataccCTGTAATTCAAACAAATGAAATGAGAGACCGATACAAAGCGGTGTTCAATGATCAGTTTGCTGAGTATAAAGAGCTGTCTATGGAAGTTCATGCTGTATTAAAAAAGTTTGATGAGCTGGATGCATTGCTGAAACAGCTTCCACACCATCCTGAAAACATATAT GAACAGGAAAGGATATCAAAAGTTCTGCAAGAatacaggaagaagaaaaac GATCCTGcatttctggagaaaaaggagCGTTGTGAATATCTGAAGAATAAGCTTTCTCACATCAAACAACGAATTCAGGACTATGATAAAGTTATGAATTGGAATGTAGAAACTTAG